Proteins found in one Candidatus Edwardsbacteria bacterium genomic segment:
- a CDS encoding Crp/Fnr family transcriptional regulator, with amino-acid sequence MAGQEYEKNFKPGEVIFKQGDDGNEMYLIRAGKVKISRSAGNIEKVLAIIKEGDFFGEMAVIDGSPRSAAATAVDDVNLLIVDRDAFKSQLKDNPMIEYVLETMTRRLRDTNRQVEFLLIRDEMRRVVALLVSMAKERGAQTAEGIVVDFPYDYTALGGIIGIDASKTEEIVKKLLTLKLIRIEDKKLIITSLVEIDDYLRFITLKEKFSS; translated from the coding sequence ATGGCTGGGCAGGAATACGAAAAGAATTTTAAGCCGGGCGAGGTCATATTCAAGCAGGGCGACGACGGCAACGAAATGTATCTGATCCGGGCCGGCAAGGTCAAGATCAGCCGCAGCGCCGGCAATATCGAGAAGGTGCTGGCCATCATCAAGGAGGGCGATTTCTTCGGGGAGATGGCGGTCATCGACGGCAGCCCCCGGTCGGCCGCCGCCACCGCGGTGGACGATGTCAACCTGCTGATAGTGGACCGGGACGCCTTCAAGTCCCAGCTCAAGGACAATCCCATGATCGAGTATGTCCTGGAGACCATGACCCGCCGCCTGAGGGACACCAACCGCCAGGTGGAGTTCCTGCTGATCCGGGACGAGATGCGCCGGGTGGTGGCCCTGCTGGTGTCCATGGCCAAGGAGCGGGGGGCCCAGACGGCCGAGGGGATCGTGGTGGACTTCCCCTATGATTACACCGCCCTGGGCGGAATAATCGGCATCGACGCCTCCAAGACCGAGGAGATAGTCAAAAAACTTCTGACCCTCAAACTGATCCGCATCGAGGACAAGAAGCTCATCATCACCAGCCTGGTGGAGATCGACGATTATTTAAGATTCATCACCCTCAAGGAAAAATTCTCATCCTAA
- a CDS encoding FlgD immunoglobulin-like domain containing protein, whose amino-acid sequence MKKIALFLLILPAVCCSVIKADELHRLGLIWKDPRVTAPGHEIKVAGSKGTLPSSVDHSADMPPVGNQGGQGSCTAWATAYYHKGYQEWVEHNWSMADSNHLFSPSFVYNQINGGADNGSWFGDAFQVLCDMGSSSILLKPYNDGECISWPSEAAYDSAIPYRCEDWFWFDLSDDLGIEGVKQCLADGNNVVIGLLVYANYDNISTYDNTFCVADLSGDIRGGHANCIVGYDDSLVTHDGLGAFRVVNSWGPSWGDGGYYWMSYQAATDYRTSYQAAFHSSDRIGYQPRLKMRARINHENRGSVQIRVGVGPSLSPDWSRQYFINSLDGYSYGGGPNPFPGNNIVLDLTEGVSYLDSTDGNNIYLQCRDVETDGISGTVEYLGAENMEWGVGNTSLETPSSIADDYDYHYTNVSLHYKDFTIATLPTESVIDQGDTIYYKVTLNSHNGYSNQVKLVSQISPLPSSGGIEIVFDQPSLYPTDSCSVRLIASPEVNPGKYSIAFTGIDSIDTLIHSSEMTLWILGSGDALCIGSSSGMLNLVRSRWGKVDSLTLMPPVIGGNYKALILENGLTMADSSKVSSFIGSGGSALAVGKSVYNLSGGSNLLPVSQWLGATGYAFYTGTGINVISDYQNPFGVSSIAYGDNLGVLTAINGRLSSLLPGAVPLAHLGTVTSAIAAVYNTYGSGQSLWITAGAGFSQPVDSLITGFFRNPALGVNYDEEHNPAAAGLTPGLSAYPSPFRQKSTFSLSLPGKSPVNLRIYDICGRMIKTVFEGEKPGGRHNFVWDGRDQAGKRAAAGVYFIKAETGYGKMLEKIISIR is encoded by the coding sequence ATGAAAAAGATCGCACTTTTTTTATTGATCCTGCCGGCGGTTTGCTGCTCGGTCATCAAAGCCGACGAACTGCACCGCCTGGGCCTGATTTGGAAGGATCCCCGGGTGACGGCTCCGGGGCACGAAATAAAGGTCGCAGGGTCGAAAGGGACCTTGCCTTCTTCGGTGGACCACTCGGCCGATATGCCGCCGGTGGGCAACCAGGGCGGGCAGGGGTCCTGCACCGCCTGGGCCACGGCCTATTATCACAAGGGTTACCAGGAGTGGGTTGAGCACAACTGGTCGATGGCCGATTCCAACCACTTATTCAGCCCTTCATTCGTGTACAATCAGATCAACGGCGGGGCGGATAACGGCTCCTGGTTCGGCGATGCTTTTCAGGTATTGTGCGACATGGGAAGTTCGTCGATCTTGCTGAAGCCCTATAACGACGGGGAGTGCATCAGCTGGCCCAGCGAAGCGGCCTATGATTCGGCCATACCGTACCGCTGTGAAGATTGGTTCTGGTTCGACCTGTCCGACGATCTGGGGATAGAGGGGGTCAAGCAGTGTCTGGCTGACGGCAACAACGTGGTGATCGGACTGCTGGTCTACGCCAATTATGACAACATCTCCACCTACGACAACACTTTCTGCGTGGCCGATCTTTCCGGAGACATCCGGGGAGGGCATGCCAACTGCATCGTTGGATATGATGATTCCCTGGTGACCCATGACGGCCTGGGAGCCTTCCGGGTGGTCAATTCCTGGGGACCCTCCTGGGGAGACGGCGGATACTACTGGATGTCTTATCAGGCTGCCACCGATTACCGCACGTCATACCAGGCGGCTTTTCATTCATCGGACAGGATAGGATACCAGCCCCGACTGAAGATGCGGGCCAGGATAAACCATGAAAATCGCGGCAGCGTCCAGATCCGTGTGGGGGTTGGCCCATCACTATCACCTGATTGGTCTAGGCAATATTTTATCAATTCCCTGGATGGTTATTCTTACGGCGGCGGCCCCAATCCGTTTCCCGGGAATAATATTGTTTTGGACCTGACCGAGGGAGTTTCGTACCTGGACAGCACCGATGGGAATAATATCTATCTTCAGTGCCGGGATGTCGAAACCGACGGCATCTCCGGAACGGTCGAATATCTGGGGGCGGAGAACATGGAATGGGGAGTAGGGAACACCTCATTGGAAACGCCCTCTTCCATTGCCGACGATTATGATTACCATTATACCAACGTCTCCCTGCATTACAAAGATTTCACCATTGCCACCCTGCCCACCGAATCGGTCATTGATCAAGGCGACACCATCTATTACAAGGTAACCCTGAATTCCCACAACGGATATTCCAATCAGGTCAAATTGGTTTCGCAGATCTCCCCGCTGCCAAGTTCGGGGGGTATCGAGATCGTTTTCGATCAACCCAGCCTGTATCCCACCGATTCATGCAGCGTGCGTTTGATCGCCTCGCCGGAGGTAAACCCGGGGAAATACTCCATCGCCTTTACCGGGATCGACAGCATCGACACCTTGATACACAGTTCGGAGATGACCCTTTGGATACTGGGCTCCGGTGACGCGCTGTGCATAGGCTCGTCGTCCGGAATGTTGAATCTGGTAAGATCCCGCTGGGGCAAGGTCGACAGCCTGACCCTGATGCCACCGGTCATCGGCGGCAATTATAAGGCGTTGATACTGGAAAACGGTCTGACCATGGCCGATTCTTCAAAAGTGAGCAGTTTTATCGGATCAGGAGGATCGGCCTTGGCGGTGGGGAAATCGGTCTATAATTTAAGCGGCGGGAGCAATCTGCTGCCGGTCAGCCAATGGCTGGGGGCCACCGGTTATGCCTTTTATACCGGCACCGGGATCAACGTGATATCCGATTACCAAAATCCTTTCGGGGTAAGCTCGATCGCCTACGGGGATAACCTGGGAGTGCTTACGGCCATCAACGGCCGGCTGAGCAGCCTGCTGCCGGGGGCGGTCCCATTGGCCCATCTGGGAACCGTCACTTCGGCCATAGCGGCGGTTTATAACACCTATGGTTCGGGACAGAGTCTGTGGATCACCGCCGGGGCCGGGTTCAGCCAGCCGGTGGACTCCCTGATAACGGGATTTTTCCGGAATCCGGCGCTGGGCGTCAATTACGATGAAGAGCACAATCCTGCCGCTGCCGGATTGACGCCCGGACTTTCGGCCTATCCCAGCCCCTTCCGGCAAAAAAGCACCTTCAGCCTGAGCCTTCCCGGCAAATCACCGGTGAACCTCAGAATATACGACATCTGCGGCCGGATGATAAAAACGGTGTTCGAGGGGGAGAAACCCGGGGGACGGCACAATTTTGTTTGGGACGGCCGGGATCAAGCCGGCAAACGGGCGGCCGCCGGGGTGTACTTCATAAAGGCCGAGACCGGTTACGGGAAGATGCTGGAAAAGATCATCTCCATCCGATAA
- a CDS encoding DUF3467 domain-containing protein produces the protein MEQNPQNQLNIELGEKEAEGVYSNLALIAHSPSEFIIDFARVLPGIPKAKIYSRIVTTPQHAKMLLNALEDNIKKFEAQFGAIKTFGSENRGIGFKIGDEKNGDKK, from the coding sequence ATGGAACAGAACCCGCAGAACCAGCTCAATATCGAACTGGGCGAAAAAGAGGCCGAAGGCGTCTACTCCAACCTGGCATTGATCGCCCACTCCCCCTCGGAGTTCATCATAGACTTTGCCCGGGTGCTGCCCGGCATCCCCAAGGCCAAGATCTATTCCCGGATCGTCACCACCCCCCAGCATGCCAAGATGCTGCTGAACGCCTTGGAGGACAATATCAAGAAATTCGAGGCCCAGTTCGGGGCCATCAAGACCTTCGGTTCGGAGAACCGGGGCATCGGGTTCAAGATAGGTGATGAGAAGAACGGCGACAAGAAATAA
- the waaF gene encoding lipopolysaccharide heptosyltransferase II — MSKLNAKILIRVPNWIGDAVISTGFIEACKQKHPEASVTILAHQRVAELFEANPHVSDIIAFNREEGLRRIVRSIKSRGFDRAYILPLSFSSALMFRLAGIKQRIGYGSELRGWLLTESLKYSQNDFRSRHILQGYAALLGRDAAPEAPKIYLTDDEKGKAEKRIFALKAGPEDLVGFGPGAAYGPAKMWPAENWIRLGRKLSEGGKRVMIFGSAAESDLCRDIAVGIGRGTVNLAGELSLRESAALLSLIPSFVTNDTGVMHLAAACGARVTAIFGSTSPVWTGPWGEGHRIIYNQEPCSPCYKRICRYGHYNCLKKIDPDDVFAGWSNGLTKPDKLSKISHHQRV, encoded by the coding sequence ATGAGCAAGCTAAACGCTAAAATACTTATCCGGGTGCCGAACTGGATAGGCGATGCGGTGATCTCCACCGGTTTCATCGAGGCCTGCAAACAGAAGCATCCCGAAGCCTCGGTCACCATCCTGGCCCACCAGCGGGTGGCCGAACTGTTCGAGGCCAATCCCCATGTCAGCGATATCATCGCCTTCAATCGGGAAGAGGGATTGCGGCGTATCGTCCGCAGCATCAAAAGCAGGGGATTCGACCGGGCCTACATCCTGCCCTTGTCATTCTCCTCGGCTCTGATGTTCCGCCTAGCGGGGATAAAACAAAGGATCGGCTATGGCTCGGAACTCCGGGGATGGCTGTTGACCGAGAGCCTTAAATATTCGCAAAATGATTTCCGCTCCCGTCATATCCTGCAGGGGTATGCAGCCCTTCTGGGGCGTGATGCAGCGCCTGAGGCTCCGAAGATATATCTGACCGATGACGAAAAAGGAAAGGCCGAGAAGAGGATCTTTGCCCTCAAGGCCGGGCCGGAGGACCTGGTGGGCTTCGGGCCGGGCGCCGCCTACGGCCCGGCCAAGATGTGGCCGGCGGAGAACTGGATCCGGCTGGGGCGGAAATTATCGGAAGGCGGAAAGAGGGTGATGATCTTCGGCTCCGCTGCAGAGAGTGATCTCTGCCGGGATATCGCGGTGGGGATAGGGCGGGGGACGGTCAACCTGGCCGGAGAACTTAGCCTGCGGGAAAGCGCGGCCCTGCTGAGCCTGATCCCGTCCTTTGTCACCAACGACACCGGGGTGATGCACCTGGCGGCGGCCTGCGGGGCCAGAGTGACGGCCATCTTCGGCTCCACCAGCCCGGTCTGGACCGGCCCCTGGGGAGAGGGGCACCGAATAATATACAATCAGGAGCCCTGCAGTCCCTGTTACAAAAGGATCTGCCGGTACGGACATTATAACTGTCTGAAGAAGATCGATCCCGATGATGTTTTCGCCGGATGGTCCAATGGCTTGACAAAACCGGATAAATTAAGTAAAATATCCCATCACCAGCGGGTGTAG
- a CDS encoding glycosyltransferase family 9 protein, whose protein sequence is MNKYLLIRLGAIGDIVLATAAIEAISQAEPGSQIDLVCKARFAGLLKGHPKLANVHGFDETDRHQGLRGLIMFIHELSANNYNFIIDLQNNPRSRMIALCLNVGKKIHWPKDTWRRRMLVWGRGRGKTYKTVIQRYLAAVEKAGVKQPEAKPKLYPVVDDTIKLPQGEFIAIAPGAHWPTKRWTGYSELITKIGNGKWEIVVVSDKSDRLAVEEIINKSKTSVTNLCGQLDLAQLTYVLSKAKLLVTNDTGAMHIAEAAGTPVVAIFGPTVRQFGFAPWRAESRVIETELDCRPCALHGSRQCPQGHFNCMKLITADQVLAEMKGLV, encoded by the coding sequence ATGAACAAATACCTTCTCATCCGCCTGGGCGCCATCGGCGACATTGTGTTGGCCACCGCCGCCATAGAGGCCATCTCCCAAGCCGAGCCCGGCTCGCAGATAGACCTCGTCTGCAAGGCCAGGTTCGCCGGGCTTTTAAAGGGCCACCCCAAACTGGCCAACGTTCACGGCTTTGACGAAACCGACCGGCACCAGGGCCTGCGGGGGCTGATAATGTTCATTCACGAACTCAGCGCCAACAATTATAACTTCATCATAGACCTGCAGAACAACCCGCGCAGCCGGATGATAGCCCTTTGCCTAAACGTCGGGAAAAAGATCCATTGGCCCAAGGACACCTGGCGCCGCCGGATGCTGGTCTGGGGACGGGGCAGGGGCAAAACTTATAAGACAGTGATCCAGCGCTACCTAGCGGCGGTGGAGAAGGCCGGAGTCAAACAACCCGAGGCCAAGCCCAAACTGTATCCGGTGGTTGATGACACCATAAAATTGCCGCAGGGGGAGTTCATAGCCATTGCTCCGGGCGCGCACTGGCCGACCAAGAGATGGACGGGATACTCGGAACTCATTACTAAAATAGGAAATGGGAAATGGGAAATAGTCGTGGTTAGTGATAAGAGCGATAGACTAGCCGTCGAGGAGATAATAAATAAGTCAAAAACATCGGTCACTAATTTATGCGGGCAGTTGGACCTGGCACAATTGACCTATGTACTTTCCAAAGCAAAACTGCTGGTCACCAATGACACCGGGGCCATGCACATCGCCGAGGCGGCGGGAACTCCGGTGGTGGCCATATTCGGACCGACGGTCAGGCAGTTCGGTTTTGCGCCCTGGCGGGCCGAAAGCAGGGTCATCGAAACTGAACTGGACTGCCGGCCCTGCGCCCTGCACGGTTCCAGGCAATGCCCCCAGGGCCACTTCAACTGCATGAAACTTATCACTGCCGATCAGGTACTCGCAGAAATGAAAGGATTGGTTTGA
- a CDS encoding glycosyltransferase family 9 protein, producing the protein MSDKPVKILVVRQDRLGDAINAVPVLKAIRKAKPEAFISFMTAQPLVELFAGQPYLDQVVSWGRNFFCLVHSLRQGRYEALLMLHPSKILAWAAFFAGIKQKAGLGFRPYYVLTGFKPAHIPQNDRDVHETEYNLSVARQLWDLPEQIEPPRIFLSEQEMSEARNILMSMGVQTPIAILPANRGSSANWPPEKWGELVRKLVEAKQEVLILGGPGEEDILKKVKGDANVPIAGPELTLRRLAAILANCRQVAGSSTGTLHLAAAAGAKTVGLFCPAPASRPERWRPLGEGHVQLVPEEEYCRKCQPHAKCDLKGIAMEEILQNITK; encoded by the coding sequence ATGTCTGACAAGCCGGTTAAAATATTGGTGGTCCGGCAGGACCGGCTGGGCGACGCCATCAATGCCGTACCGGTCCTTAAAGCCATCCGGAAAGCCAAACCGGAGGCGTTCATCTCTTTCATGACGGCCCAGCCGCTGGTTGAATTGTTTGCCGGACAGCCCTATCTGGACCAAGTGGTGTCCTGGGGAAGGAACTTTTTCTGTCTGGTCCATTCCCTGCGGCAGGGAAGATATGAGGCCCTGCTGATGCTGCATCCGTCAAAGATCTTGGCCTGGGCGGCATTCTTCGCCGGGATCAAACAGAAGGCCGGGCTGGGATTCAGGCCCTATTATGTTTTGACCGGATTCAAACCGGCTCATATTCCTCAAAACGATAGGGATGTTCACGAAACGGAGTATAACCTCTCGGTGGCCAGGCAGCTTTGGGATTTGCCGGAACAGATCGAGCCGCCCAGGATATTCTTGAGCGAACAGGAAATGTCCGAGGCCCGTAATATCCTGATGTCAATGGGGGTCCAAACGCCCATCGCCATTCTTCCCGCCAACCGGGGCTCCTCAGCCAACTGGCCGCCGGAGAAATGGGGCGAGCTGGTCCGGAAATTGGTGGAAGCCAAGCAGGAAGTGCTGATACTGGGCGGGCCGGGGGAGGAGGATATCCTGAAAAAAGTAAAAGGTGATGCCAATGTGCCCATTGCCGGGCCGGAGCTGACATTGCGGCGGCTGGCTGCAATTTTGGCAAATTGCCGGCAGGTGGCGGGCAGCAGCACCGGCACTCTGCACCTGGCCGCGGCGGCGGGGGCCAAGACGGTGGGGCTGTTTTGCCCGGCGCCGGCCAGCCGCCCGGAACGCTGGAGGCCGCTGGGGGAGGGGCATGTTCAGTTGGTGCCGGAGGAAGAATATTGCCGGAAATGCCAGCCACATGCCAAATGTGATCTGAAGGGTATAGCAATGGAAGAAATCTTGCAAAATATAACAAAATGA
- the trmFO gene encoding methylenetetrahydrofolate--tRNA-(uracil(54)-C(5))-methyltransferase (FADH(2)-oxidizing) TrmFO produces MQIQTGRITIIGGGLAGCEAAYQAAKRDLKVNLYEMRYSGNEWPSGSHTPAHETGLLAELVCSNSLKSVEKTNAHGLLKAELEVMDSLILQCAKETAVPAGKALAVDRMEFAGLVTARIASDKNIKVIGRELTELPEGPLIVASGPLTSESLARSLAQFAGADNLFFYDAIAPVVSAESLDEKKMFRASRYSDQPGQYWNCPLSKTQYLEFVEQLVKAERHLPHDFEKGHFYEGCLPVEVMAERNANSLRFGMMKPVGLIDPAESRRPYAVLQLRQENKEGTMLNLVGFQTQLTQPEQRRIFRMIPALERAEFYRYGSIHRNTYLRSPGLIQSTMQSRSNDRIFFAGQVTGVEGYMESAAMGLLAGINAGRYSAGKELVSAPEQTVTGSLARYVSDEEKGKNFQPMNANFGLLPPLDDPPRSKKERYVAYAERSLKAMEEFIGIVNR; encoded by the coding sequence ATGCAGATTCAAACAGGCAGGATCACCATCATCGGCGGCGGGCTGGCCGGCTGCGAGGCGGCCTATCAGGCCGCCAAAAGGGACTTGAAGGTCAACCTCTATGAAATGCGCTATAGCGGGAATGAATGGCCTTCCGGATCGCATACTCCGGCCCATGAGACCGGCCTGCTGGCGGAGCTGGTCTGCAGCAACTCCCTGAAATCGGTGGAGAAGACCAACGCCCACGGACTCTTGAAGGCCGAACTGGAGGTGATGGATTCCCTGATCCTGCAATGCGCCAAAGAGACCGCCGTTCCGGCCGGCAAGGCCCTGGCGGTGGACCGGATGGAATTTGCCGGGCTGGTCACGGCCAGGATCGCTTCGGATAAAAATATAAAAGTCATCGGCCGGGAGCTGACCGAGCTGCCGGAGGGCCCGCTGATCGTGGCCTCCGGGCCGCTGACCTCGGAAAGTCTAGCCCGATCCCTGGCGCAGTTCGCCGGGGCGGACAATCTTTTCTTTTACGATGCCATCGCCCCGGTGGTGTCGGCCGAATCGCTGGATGAAAAAAAGATGTTCCGGGCCAGCCGCTATTCCGACCAGCCCGGGCAATACTGGAACTGTCCTTTAAGCAAAACACAATATCTTGAATTCGTGGAGCAACTGGTTAAGGCCGAAAGGCACCTGCCGCACGATTTCGAAAAGGGGCATTTTTACGAGGGATGCCTGCCGGTGGAGGTGATGGCCGAGCGGAACGCCAATTCCCTCCGGTTCGGCATGATGAAGCCGGTGGGGCTGATCGATCCGGCCGAGAGCCGCCGGCCCTATGCCGTTCTCCAGCTGCGCCAGGAGAACAAAGAGGGCACCATGTTGAATCTGGTGGGCTTCCAGACCCAGCTGACCCAGCCCGAACAGCGGCGGATCTTCCGGATGATACCCGCCCTGGAGCGGGCCGAATTCTACCGCTACGGCAGCATCCATCGCAACACTTATCTGCGAAGCCCGGGTTTGATCCAATCGACCATGCAGTCAAGATCAAACGACAGGATATTCTTTGCCGGGCAGGTCACCGGGGTGGAGGGATACATGGAATCGGCGGCCATGGGATTGCTGGCCGGGATCAATGCTGGCCGGTATTCCGCCGGAAAAGAATTGGTGTCCGCCCCGGAACAGACCGTGACCGGCTCGCTGGCCCGCTACGTTTCCGATGAGGAGAAGGGAAAGAATTTCCAGCCCATGAATGCCAACTTCGGGCTGCTGCCGCCGCTGGATGATCCGCCCCGGTCAAAGAAAGAACGATACGTCGCCTATGCCGAACGTTCGTTAAAGGCCATGGAAGAGTTCATCGGCATTGTAAACCGTTGA
- a CDS encoding tRNA-uridine aminocarboxypropyltransferase translates to MRQKLDQRLRCPDCRMHLELCVCHLSPRLDLKTRVEVVIHYADIRKMSNSGRLVKLALQNSAVHVRGLKDKPVEAAPDKKYETDLVLFPGHGSMELNEKFLSPAAHPLRLLIPDGSWNQASSMVKREPLMQTAVKVHLPAGIRARYRIRAQEDPFKLCTFEAIIRALGVIEGSRAEEQLDAFFRVWIYRSLYIKGRIAKADMPEGILMA, encoded by the coding sequence ATGAGACAGAAACTGGATCAGAGATTGCGCTGTCCGGACTGCCGGATGCACCTTGAGTTGTGCGTCTGCCACCTTTCCCCCCGGCTGGACCTGAAAACCAGGGTGGAGGTGGTGATCCATTATGCCGATATCCGCAAGATGAGCAACAGCGGAAGGCTGGTCAAGCTGGCCCTCCAAAACAGCGCAGTGCATGTCCGGGGTTTAAAGGACAAGCCGGTGGAAGCCGCCCCCGACAAAAAATATGAGACCGACCTGGTGCTTTTCCCCGGCCATGGCTCGATGGAGCTGAATGAGAAGTTCCTGTCCCCAGCAGCGCATCCCCTTCGCCTGCTGATCCCGGACGGCAGCTGGAACCAGGCCTCCAGCATGGTCAAGCGCGAACCGCTGATGCAAACGGCCGTCAAGGTGCATCTCCCGGCCGGCATCCGGGCCAGATACCGGATCCGCGCCCAAGAGGATCCCTTTAAGTTATGCACTTTCGAGGCCATCATCCGGGCCCTGGGGGTGATAGAGGGGAGCCGGGCCGAGGAGCAGCTGGACGCTTTCTTCCGGGTATGGATCTACCGCAGTTTGTATATCAAGGGGCGGATCGCCAAGGCCGACATGCCGGAGGGAATACTGATGGCATAA